DNA sequence from the Eptesicus fuscus isolate TK198812 chromosome 7, DD_ASM_mEF_20220401, whole genome shotgun sequence genome:
catgcccttgaccagaatcgaacctgggactcttgagtctgcaggtcgatgctccatccattgagccaaaccagttagggctgtccaatatgttaaagaaaaaaccctatctaataaagaggaaatatgcaggggaggacatttgggggtgactgggctgtcaggggagagcagttggggacgatcgggccagcaggggagcaattaggagtcaatcaggctggtagggtagtggttagggggtgatcagactggcaggcgagcagttggcagccagcagtcccggattgtgaaagggatgtccaactgcctggttagtccctgggatcgggcctaaacaggcagtcagacatcccctgaggtgtcccagattggagagggtgcaggttgggctgaaggacaacccccccccccccgcatgaatttcatgcatcaggcctctagtacaggataatttttttgactttttcttttatttcctgctTTACCTCCATTTCCCTTTAGttgcttctctctgtgtgttatctttaaatttttaaaatcatgttagAGCCTTTCTTCATATGCCTTGTGATACTTTGCTCTTTGGTTATGTTTAAAAGTGGAACAccaaaaatactagaggaatccacaggcaacaaaatctcagacatatgccacaagaacttcttcactgacactgcccctagggcaatggaagctaaagagaaaattaacaaatgggactacatcaaaataaaaagcttttttacagcaaaagaaaccatcaacaaaacaacaagaaagcccactgcatgggaaaacatatttgcaaatgctatcactgataaaggtttaatctccaacatctacaggcagcttatgcaactcaataagaggaagataaatgatccaataaaaaaataggcaacagacctaaacagaatattttcaaaagaagacagaaggaaggccaagagacacatgaaaacatgttcaaagtcacttattatccgagagatgcaaatcaaaacaacaatgaggtaccatctcacacctgtcagaatggctatcatcaacaaatcaacaaacaacaagtgttggcgaggatgcggagaaaaaggaaccctcgtgcactgctggtgggaatgcagactggtgcagccactgtggagaacagtatggagtttcctcaaaaaactgaaaatggaactcccatttgacccagtaatcccactcctgggaatatatccgaagaaactagaaacaccaatcagaaaggatatatgcaccactatgttcatagcagcacaatttacaatagctaagatttggaaacagcctaggtgcccatcagcagatgactggatcggaaaactgtggtacatctacacaatggaatactatgctgccataaaaaagaaggaattctcatcatttgcagcaacctggatggaattggagaacattatgctaagtgaaataagccagtcaatgaaagaaaaataccacatgatctcactcatttagggatagtaaagaacattataaagtggtgaacaaaaagatagatacagagacagtaaagcatcaaacagactttcaaagtacagggggaaagtttgggaaaggtgggggagttatgaaatcaaacgaaggacttgtatgcatgcatataagcataaacaatggacgcaaaactctgggggggggagggcatgtgtgggtgtggggtggggggggtaatagtaagatatgtacacatataatacctcaataaaaatattaaaaaaaaaaaaagtggaacacCAAAAATCTGATTTCAATGTCTTGCTCTGTGTGTGAGCAGGGCTTGCTGATGGAAAAGTTTCATTATAAGGAGGCCTCATGGTAACCTTTTATTTGGGAAGCACCTCATTGTCCGTACCTGGAGGTCTTTTCTCTGGAGTCTCAGAGACTAATCCTTCAATACGCTGCCTCCTGTTAATCTGAGAACAAGGTGTGAGAAGGAAAATCAACACTTAAATCTGTAGATTTTTACTTACCCACTACCCTTTTTAGCCCCATTGAATTAATCTGAGCAATTTCCTCTTCCAGGCATCGCAGTGTTGGTGGGGGGCCCGTTTGGACAGCCAGCTGTCCTCTCTCTGcttttggtggtggtgatgtcCCTTGTCTGCTCAGCTGTATCCATAGATGAGGAACAAAAGGAGCTGGTAATGAAGGAGAAAATGatgcagttgggggaggggggcggcacgggaaggagggagctggtgctgaagaaagaagaggagatggCTAATAAGAGGCTCATGATCCTCAAAAATGCTGAGATGAAGCAGGCCATGAAGTCCTGAAAGTTCCCACCCAGCATGCACTTTTTCCAGGCCAAGAATCTCATtgagttggggggaccaggcctgcaggggagggcagttaggggtgaccaggcctgcaggggagggcagataggagcaatcaggctggcaggggagtggttgggagatgatcaggctggcaggcataagtagttaggggcaatcaggcaggcaggcaggcaggcaaagcagttaggggcaatcaggcaggcaggcaggcagagaggttgggagccagcagtcctggattgtgagagggatgtccgactgccagtttgatcaggcctaaacaggcagttggacatccctcaaggggtcccagattggagagggtgcaggctgggcttagggacacccccccccccccgtgaaagaattttgtgcaccaggcctctagtatggtaatattatcctatataataagaggatAAAATGCAAATCGACTGGACAGTGGAatgattggttgctatgatgagcactgactaccagggggcagatgctcaatgcagagctgcccccagcatgcagcgatcagggcctgctggccaacctctcagtccttTCCCCGgtggcaggctctgattgcctgaaggcaaacggggaactgggggtgggtggtgatggggggaggggatggcacaaatttgtgcacccggcctctagtctataataataaaatagtctagttatatgctaattagactggacagttgaacaaccttccggacgtccttccagacaaccttccggatggagctggggctgcgagggctgaggcagccgctgtggctgcgagggctgagccccttgcatgaatcttgtgtattgggcctctagtctctctctataaaaggctaatatgcaaagtgtccccgcaggagttcaaccaggagaccaggagtttgatgatgtgtgctgaccaccagggggtggtgcagaatgaagaaaggccccggctggcagttGGCAACCAGCagtcagggaaggaaggccctggccagcagcctgaaggccctgatcagcccttaTCTctggccaggcatagggaccctacctgtgcacaaatttcgtgtaccaggcatCTAGTTAacaataattaatttaatcatACAACCACCTATGGGGTGCTTCCATGAGGTTATTTTCCTTGACAAAAAGAAACATGAAGGTCAGCAAAGTTAAGGAAGTTGCCTAAGGCCATAGAGCTAATGTCAATGTAAAAGTGTCCAAacttgtaagaatttttatgagtttatttgagccaaactgacaacaattgccaggaagcaaaatctcaacggattgaggAAATGCTCTAGAGAATATCAGTTTTGCATCTTAATTtttacattgcaatcaaaggggAGGAGTaaaggggttacatgaaatccattagtgatagattaggaaggtggaagaaagcaaagtggggacaTCTCTGCgactggataaaaaaaataaaggaataggtacatacttcttttacatttgtgGTATAGGATAGTTAGCAGTTAACAATTAATACAAtagcaataacaatgagggattttgtggtctctgctctggtaCAGTGAAGGatctggaaaaaaaggaaattaccctgacattccaaaggtctGTCATCATAGATGCAAGAAAGACAagagacaggctcagttaagttTAAGATTGaactttgtcagggaagatactggcctaggaaaTAACTAGCTGCCATGACTCagttttagttagaaagttttaatttcagaccatcctatgtgcttattttaggtctctgaatCTGTAAGGTCACCAtgaaggcctcccctgagcttgtcaggtttggtATGTGGGtagcccctttttcatccacacaaATCAAGGATGTAAACCTGGCCATCAGGGTTATTTCCAATGAACCCCCGTAGGCTAGGGCTACCATAACAGAATACAACAAACTGGGTGACTCAAACAATAGAAATTTGGCCtacctggtgtggctcactggttgagcactgacctaggaaccaataggtcatggttcaatccctggtcaggatacatgcactgattgtgggcttgatccccattagtgaacgttcaggaggcagctgatcaatgatgttcctctctcatcagtgtctctgtctctctatcccgctcctttactctctaaaaatcaataaaaacaaataaaaaaaaacttttaaattaacctTTATTCTATTTGTTTTCTCACTGATCAAGTGTGaacaggtttggtttctcctgaggattctctccttgtcttgaAGATGACCATCTTCTCACTGTATCCTTATTtggcctttttgtttgtttttttttgttaaacctcacccgaggatatttttccattgagttttaaggagagtggaagagagagggaaagacagagagaaacattaatctgagagaaacacatcgattggttgcctcctgcacaagccccgaccagggcccgagctggggaggagcctgcaatcaaggtacgtgcccttgaccaaaattgaacccgggatcctttggtctgcaggccgattctctattcactgagccaagccaggtaGGGCCTCATGTGGCCTTTTCTATATGCACATGCATGCCCAGTGTCTCTTATAACAATCTTATTTGATATTGGTCTCACCTTTATGATTTAATTTAACTTTTGATTACCTCCTAAAGTCCCTATCTCAAATACAGTTACActgggggttagggtttcaatatatgaatttagtGGGATGCAATTCAGTGCATAACACCATGCAAAGAGAACTTGGTCTAGGATGTAAGTACAGCGCGGTCAGATTGGCAGTATGCAGAGGAAAACAAGAAAGCCTGATTGGTGGGAACTTCCCGCCTGAGCTGTCTCCTGCAGTGTACAAAGCAGGTCTCAGGGTGGAGGCCTCCATTAGAGTCAGATGCTTTCTTTGACCTCTCATCACTGCTCACTATGATGCATCCCAGTTTTTGCTGGGTGGGAGAGGCAAGGTGGATAGGATTCCTGCAGGTGCTGGAAGGTAATGGCCTAAAGCATGCCTCCTCAGTTCACCTCCTTTGTGTCCTGGACAGCCTCCTAAAAAATTTCACTCTGATGACCAAGAATCCCGAGGTGACTTATACAAACCAAGATATTGTCTGGTCTAAGTTTGAAACCATCTTTTTTACGATCTCTGGTCTTGTTAACTATGCACCAGTGTTTAGAGACTACATCTTCCAGGGCCTGGAGGAGTTCTACCAGGACAATGTGTTCTACCTGGAGCTCAGAGCCATGTTGTTCCTGGTGagtctgtctctcttctcctctcttctgctCTGGCTTGACTTTCAGATCTTATCATGTAGGTTTTCACAGGCTCCCTACTCTAGTACAAGTACAGGACTAAATGATGACTTAATCCCTAAGGGGATATGTACTTTTCCAGGGTCCAACATGAGCAAGGAAACCTGAAATGGACTGGGATGGCCCCAGCAAAACTGTTAACATGACCTCCCTTTTACTTCCCTTCTCTCATGAGCACTACTTCTCACATCCTCCTAGATACATAGtgttgaagcatccatcttatataaaaactgctgtttgaaattttaaccctgctatttggcttcggtagatgcttgcttgcttaaataataaggaaaataagactactcccacttcagagaggccattaaaccttccccggatgaagttatcagtgctggcaccaggccaggcctttggttgggGTCTCAAGGCCCCACCACATAGGGACTCTTTAATAATTTGCAAAGggggctggaaacaccccatatttgggagacaaaagaaggtaaaaacatataaatagggaaagttcctccatgttggggtccagaatttgagagacattttcctctggacccgcacgtaataaatgtaactccatctctctaagtattgcttggttcttctctgatTTTCTGTAACAGTGTCTCATGGGTTCTCAAGGTTCCCTGGGCTTGGAATCTGAGCAGTGCCTCTTGCTTGGATCTTTCTTGACTTGTCTCCTTTCATATAAAAATTCAGCTTCTCTGAGTCTCTTGGGACAATGCTCTTGGTATAGGGGACAGCTAAGGAATCTGGTAAATGGATCTCGTTGCCTGTAACTGAGAGGATTGGTAATTTCCTAGGGGTCCTTTCTCTGGAGCCCAGTTGCATTTTATCTAGGTTCTTCTATGGGAAATGCTGCCCTCACAGAGGAACTGTTGAAAGCCTTGCTCTTTCTGAGGTTTCCCATATGCCCAAGACAGTGTCTTCCAGTAGAACTCAGGGCATAGCTATGGTGGACTGGCAGTGCTAGCTGAGGTGTCTGCAAAGAAGGTAAGGGCTTGGtgacccttcctcccttccccttcctccttgtGGGTACTACAGACTCTTATTATTTCCTGTTTGTTCCACCATAGAAGCTTCCTCCCTGATTTTTCTTCAAATCATTCTACACCCAACCTTTTCTTTAATCTTGGTAGATAAAGTTCAACTCTTCAGCACAAAATGAGAGACTCTCACATCTAgagtgtattcaccaccccagccttattcttattttctttcccacctctcttcctccattccttcctccccatttctttctttctttctttctttctttctttctttctttctttctttctttctttctttctttctttctttctttctctctctctctctctctctctctctctctctctctctctctctctctctctctctctctctctctctctctttctttctttctttctttttctttctttctttcttcctttctccctttcagcTATTCATCAGACATCTGCAGGCTTCTACTctgtcaggcactatgctaggtgCTAGGTGTACAAAGCCACATGGGACATAACCCATGTCCTTAAGAAGGACAACAGTTTCTCTCTGGGAGACTTGTGGGTAAAAAAATACATGTGATAGACATTCTTGTAGATGTTATAGAACCATTTACAGGTTGTAGAGAgaatacaaagaataaaatggtTAGTGTTATTGGATGGGTGGGAGAAAAGACCAAATATGCATTATGGAGGAAGGAGAATGCTCTGGTGATGTTGCataagaccagagaaaaaccaagcaatgctttagagaaaaggagttacaCTGTTTATTACGCTGGCAGACTCAGTGgaataacttcccaaatctgagtaaagtaacatgcagggggcttctcttttatatatttctagggTCTTTGTCTctcaaatatggattatgcttccaaTCTCTTCCTGGGCTTTGCAAAAAAGGCCCAaggtgttgggggtcttgagactatatctgatggtctggcctggtgccagcactaataacccctgccctccaggggtGTGCATTGTTCagagtttatggcctctgtatttAGGTAACAGGTTTTGCAAGGCCAGTTTCTGGGAAGGAggcaatgacttaattataggttatcaagaatgtacactgggcttgctggcagattcagattgctagccccccaaatatTAGGGTTACgttggaattagcctttttagccttctcagtgAGTGCTGTAAAATAAGGATGAGTTCACTGAGTTGAAGGTGAGTGATGGCATTTTCCTCAGTGGAATCAGCATAAACAAAGTTATAGGTGCTATAGACACTTATTTGGAACCCATTTGGGACTACAAGGAGTTCATAATGACTAGATACTAAGATTATAGGGATACTCATTGAAAATAAGACTGGGGAGGTGGACAGGGGTAATTATGAATACTTTGGGCACCATATTAAAAGTTATATTCTGCAGGTGAAATGGAGTCACTGGATGGTTTTAAATAAGAGAATGTGAACACATTCTTGCAATTTAGAAAGATCACTTTGGAAGCATGTGGAAGAATGGGTTACAGTGCAAGGGTCcccctagtaaaaaaaaaatggggagaggactggaggaggctgggagaccaGGGAAACTGCAGGTGTAAGATGAGGGTCAGAATGAAGATAGAAGCAATGAGGAAGAGATGGATTCAAGCTATGTGCCGGAGGAAGAATCTATAGGTCTGGTTACTGACTACATGGCGTGAGGATTCTATTATGACTTGCTGGCATTTGACTTGAATTGATTGGTGGTGATGTTTATGGAAATAGGAAACTCAAGAGGAggatagagagggagaaacaatCACTTTGGTTTTCAACTTGCAGAGTTAGAGATGTCTATGAGACATCCACATGAAGATGTCCAGGAAGTGGTTGAATACATGCGtttggagcccagaggagagTTCTAGCCTGGAAACATGATTGATATTTACCTGCAGAAAAGGGATAATTAAAACTGAGTTAGAATTTAGTTCCCATAGAAGATGTAGGATGAGAAGAGGAGTGGGCCAAGAGGAGAGCCCTGCAAACAGCAAATAGGATGGACAGTTTACAATGTGGACTGAGAAGGGGCAGGCACAGAGATAGGAGAGGACTAGGATAGAGCTCCCCCAGGGGCCAAGGAGAAGGAGGTTTCACATGGCAGGGTGAAGTCAAGAAAAATGTGTATTGGAAAGAGCCCATTCGATATAGAAATTAGAGGTCACCTTTGAGCAGTTTCAATGGTGTGCTGAGAAGAGAAGCCCAATTTCCAGGAGTGGAAAAATGAAATGCATGATAAATTGGAGCCAGGTTTGGCTAACTAAAAGCCTTGCCTAtgatttgagaaaaagaaagagggaggtaGCTGGATAGGTAGTTCAGGAGGGTCCTTTTTAGGGTGGGGCTTACTTTGAACACATAAGAATCTGGAGAGATTAAAGCAGAGGGGAAAAATGGAGCAAGGGATGACATGATGTTCCTTGGGACAAAAGAAGAGGTTACCCCAGCACGTAGAGAATGAGACTGTTCTTGAACCAGATAATGTTCTCCGTGACTTGAGAAAGGGCAGGCAAGGGGCAGATATAGATATTGGAGGGATAAAAGTGGGGACTTGAAGGGAGGAGATCCTTCCTGTCTCccctatatttctttattttttaattttttattgtttaaagtattacatatagtagtacatatatctccttttttcccccattgacttttccccagcctcccttaccccctgtcacatgccctcaccgcccccctctGCCAattgtcttgtgtccattggttgtgcttatatgcatgcatacaattcctttggttgatctctttcttcccctccccaacactcccctgccttcccgctgtaatttgacagtctattcggtgctttactgcctctgtatctatctttttgttcatcaggttataatgttcttttttccccataaatgagtgagatcatgtggtatttttctttcattgcctggcttatttcacttaacataatgctctccaggtccatccatgctgctgctaatggtaagaattccttctttttttttttatagcagcatagtattccattgtgtagttgtaccacagttttctaatccagtcatttgctgataggcatttgggctatttccaaatcttagctatggtaaattgtgctgctatgaacataggggtgcatatatcctttctgattggtgtttctagtttcttgggatatattcctagaagtgggattactgggtcaaatgggagttccacttttagttttttgaggaaactgcatactgttctccacagtggctgcaccagtctgcattcccaccagcagtgcacgagggttcctttttctccacatccttgccagcacttgtctgttgatttgttggtgattgccattctgacaggtgtgagatggtactgcattgttgttttgatttgcatctcttggattattagtgactttgagcatgctttcatatgtctcttggccttccttctgtcttcttttgaaaagtttctatttaggtcagttgcccatttcttttattggatcatttatcttccttttattaagttgtataagttccctgtagatgttggagattaaacttttatcagtgaaaacatttgcaaatatgttctcccatacagtgggctttcttgttgttttgttgatggtttcttttgctgtacaaaagctttttattttgatgtagtctcatttgtttattttctctttagtttccattgccctaggagcggtatcggtaaaaaaattgctttggcatatgtctgagatttctctgcctgtggattcctctagttttttttctttttatggtttcctgtcttatgtttaagtcctgtatccattttgaatttatttttgtatatggtgtaagttggtggtctagtttcatttttttgcatgtatctgtccaattttcccaacaccatttattgaagagactgtcttgactccattgcatgttcctgcctcctttgtcaaatattaattgagcatagtggtttgggttgatatctgggttctctattctattccattgatctatatgtctgttcttgtgccagtaccaggcagttttgagaacagtggcttcaTAATACAGCTTGCAATCTGGtgttgagatcccacctactttgttcttctttctcagggttgctgtggctattcggggtcttttttttattccagatgaatttttggagagttctttctagttctgtgaaatatactgttggtattttaatggggagtgcattgaatctatagattcctttgggtactgtggacattttaacaatgttgattctaccaatccatgaacatggtatgttcttccatctgtttacgtcttcctctatttcttttttcagtgtcctatagttttccacacatttgtcctttacctccttagttaagtttattcctgggtatcttaattttttttggtgcaatggtaaatggaattgcttttttagtctttctttctgtaagttcactattggtgtatagaaatgtcatagacttcttggcgttaattttatatcctgctacattgccaaattcatttattaagtctaatagttttttgatggagtctttcgagtttttttatgtacaatatcatgtcatctgcaaataaggacagctttacttcttcttttccaatttggataccttttatttcttcttcttgcaatggctaatacttccagtactatgtcgaacaggagtggtgagagtgggcatccctgtcttgttcctgttcttaggggaaatggttttagtttttgcccattgagtatgatgttagctgtgggtttatcatatatggattttattatgttgaggtacgatccttctattcccaccttgctgagagtttttaccaagaaagggtgttggattttgtcaaatgctttttctgcatcaatttatatgactatgtgatttttatctctcaatttgtttatgtgatgtaccacgtttattgatttgcagatatggtaccatccttgcattcctgggataaatcctacttggtcatggtgtatgatcttttaatgttggatctgatttgttagaattttgttgaggattttggcatctatgttcatgagggatattggcctgtaattctctttcattgtgttgtctttatctggttttgttattagggtgatgctggcttcatagaatgagtttgaaagtgtgccttcctcttgaatttttttgaatagtctgaggaggataggttttagttcttccttgaatgtttggtaaaactcgcctgtgaagccatctggccctgggcttgtttgctggaagctctttgatgactgcttcaatttattccatagttattggcctattgagctgtttagattcttcctgattgagttttggaaggttgtatttttctaggaaaaagtccatttcctccaggttgtccagtttgttggaacagagttgttcacagtattttttaacaatgctttgtatttctctggggtctgttgttatttctcctctttcatttctgattttgtttatttgggtcttctctctttgcttcttggtgagcctggctagaggttcatcaatcttgtttattctttcaaagaaacagcacttggttttgttgatcttttgtattttttttttgtctttatgttgtttatctccactctgatctttattatttccttccttttgcttacactgggcttttcttgttgctctctttctaactctttgagttgtaggattaggtaatttattaccatttttcttgttttatgctGTAGGCttttagagctatgaactttcctctcaagactgctttcgctgtgtcccatagattttggattgttgtgttttcattgtagtttgttgccatgatgttttttatttcttctttgatctctctggtaacccagtcattgtttaatagcatgctgtttagtctccatgtgtttgatttctttgtattgtttttattgtagttgatttccagttttatgccactgtgatctgagaagatgctgatatgatttctatcttcttgaatttgaagagactttgcctgtgacccaatatatggtctatctttgaaaatgacccatgtgcacttgagaagaatgtatattctgtggctttggggtgaaatgttctgaagatgtcaattaattccatctggtctagtgagtcatttaagattgatgtttctttgctgattttttgtttagaggatttgtgcaatggtgatagtggggtattaaagtctcct
Encoded proteins:
- the ADA2 gene encoding LOW QUALITY PROTEIN: adenosine deaminase 2 (The sequence of the model RefSeq protein was modified relative to this genomic sequence to represent the inferred CDS: substituted 2 bases at 2 genomic stop codons); this translates as MSLVCSAVSIDEEQKELVMKEKMMQLGEGGGTGRRELVLKKEEEMANKRLMILKNAEMKQAMKSXKFPPSMHFFQAKNLIDLLKNFTLMTKNPEVTYTNQDIVWSKFETIFFTISGLVNYAPVFRDYIFQGLEEFYQDNVFYLELRAMLFLVYELNGMIHNXEWAARTYREVACMFVKKHPGFIGIKITYSER